TGTAATTTGTGTCAGAGTAGCATGTGTCCTGCTTGGCTTGGACTACTCGATGACCTGCTAATTGCTTTGTTGGGGAATGCAAGGGCACCGATCGCTTGAGTAATTTTTTGAGAAGACCGGCGTGAGTGAAACATAACGAAATACATCGGTGAACATGGATCCACATACACCCGAATGAATAGTAAAACAAAAAAATTTAGCAAATACAAATAATTCTGTTTTTCTCTTAGAAAAAATGGTCTTGTGTTCTACTCTCTTGTGAAGTTTGGTGATATCCTGGTGTTCTAGGCAAAAATGCATAATTAAATTGTTTTCGCCATGTTTAACTAAATGCATAAAATGTGTGTGTTATTTTCATAAATCAGGATTTAAATATAGTATCCATGTAATTTTAGAAAAGAAACACAAATAAAAGGAGAAAAAAACATAAACAAAGGCAGAAAACCGACACATTACTCGGTCTTGCGTGGCTTTAATCCACGGTGTAGTGAGCGAGAAAAGAGCCCGGCGACATGCATTGGCCAGCCAATGTTGATCATCCAGTTATCTAGCAACATCTGGACCATGTAGAGCAGCTTGCAAATATAAACTGGTTTTTCTTAAGCACCGATTCTTTTTCGGATAACAGAGGTGTCTAAGTAAGCTTATGTGCTACATTAGAAATAAACACCCGTACTTGAGAAAATACCGGTTTCTTTTTACAAATAGAGTACCTCTAAAGaccttgcattgcattgcattgtacaaggccttatATACCACTTACAATAAACGATAGGTACCGTTTGGTGAGAAGAGACATCCAGAAGCATCAACTCCATGGGCACAGATCGATGGGAGAAGCACGTAGTAGGTAAGCCAAAATCAATAGAATTGGACGTTGGACCAGTAGGCTTTGTCCGGCCGCCAATAGGCCGGGATGACATTGTTGGCCACCAGCGTCTTCCCGGAGTCGCTGGTGATGCGCATGGAGAAGGGCCCCTGCAGCGGGCGGCTGGTGTCCATCCGCCAGATGGATCCCCAGGAGCGGCGCATCGGCTCCCAGGACCCCGTGGGGCGGCCGTTCCTGGTCTGCATGAGCTCCATCCGCACCACGGTCCCGTCCACGTTGGCGTACTCCACGAGCACCGCGAGGTAGTTAGGGTTGGAGCCGCGCTGGACGTGGAAGGTGACCTTCATGCCCGGGAAGTTGCAGCGCACCCTCCTGAACTGCATGTCGATGATGCCGGCGTGGCGGAGCTTGTCGTTGAGGCCGTTCTTGGCCATGGCCCCGAACGCCGTGCCACTAAGGTCGAAGTGGTACCTAGCCACGGGGTAGTAGTTCATGTCGGTGATGACCACCCTCCTCGGCTGGCCGGAGCAGGAAGGGTTGTTGGCGGCGACGCATCGGATCTGAAATAAAACACCGGCCGAGCAAAGCAAATTAATGGTCAACGTCCTGATGGATGCATCTTTGCATGCACGTGGTAGGTTTGAGCTTGACCAACTAATTTAACTGGTGTCGGATTTATTAATGCAGCATAGTACGTACCTCATAGCAGCTGCCGCAGCCTGCGCCGCCGTCGAACAGAGGCTCGTTGCCGCAGGACGTCATGGAGGAGAAGGCGTACTGGTTGTTGAGTATATTGTTTATTAGGAAAGATGAGATAGACTAGGATTTGTTCTGACTTGTCTTGTACTTTAAGTAGATCATTGTATTCTTATATATATGATCACGAGACTCAAACAATACAATAATAATTTCATCAattctctctcccttctaacatggtatcagtttccgggttttaaaccctagccgccgccgcttccgcaccCACGCGCCGCCCCTGGGGCGGTCGGCCTTGatgaccgccgccgggggccgcgccgcccgtacctagggttcgtccgtcGGCCGTGTTGGCCGGCTGCCTAGAGAGTCTTTTCCCCGAGCCCTTGCTCCGGGTTTTTTTCTCTCCCGCCGGTCATCTTGATCGTCggtttctttttggttttccgatcAAATCTTGATTGGTTTGCGTCAcccaccgccgccgtcgacctcgTGCGCCTCTACTCCAACCCCGGCGCGATCGGCCGGCTTCTTCACCGACCCGGCGGCCTCACGCGTCGTCCGCGCGTCTGCCTGCCGGTcgccccgacccggcggcctcgctCGTCGTCCGCGCGTCTGACCGTCGGTCCCCACGACCCAGCGGCTTCGCGTCATGCGGCGGCCCTTCACCGCCGCCGTtcgcgcgccggcccgcccgtcgatctacgccggccgtcaccgccctgctccgaccgggactcctgcatcacccgacccggcggcctcgcgccatatggcggccaatcatagccgccctgccgcccgccgtcgccggcttcatctcggactccgccgccaccccgtctccaccgagcggcgtccccgacctcgcgcgcGATCGGATTGATCACCCTCCCGCCGTCGCGGTCCACCTCATCTATGCCGTGCGACCGACCAGGCCCGTCGGTTGCGCGCGCCTCCGCAGGTCCCGTGAAGATCGTCCCCGAGTTCAGCGCGCCCTCCACGGATCGAGCAAtgggctgccgctgcgtcgccccgtcgggccgcagcgccaccgccccgtggttcttctcccggctgcaccgacccgcgtcaccgctgcgtcgccccttcgggccgtagtgccgcggcccgcggtccaccgCCTCCCCGAGGTCGTCCGCTCCAGGTCGTCCCCGTGGCAACACCGACCCTCACGCCGCCGCTGAgtcgccccgtcgggccgtaGCGAGCGTGGCACGCGGTCCACGCCGCCGTCCCGAGGCCGTCCCCGCGATTGCACCGACCCGCGCTCCTCTGCCGCGCCGCCCCTTCGGGCTGtcgcgccgcggcccgcggtctccgccgccgccccgaggtcttcccgccgtcgcccggacctgcccgccgccgctgcgtcgcccaTTCGGGCCATAgagccgcggcccgcggtccactcCGTCGTCACCGCACGTCGACCTCCCGTGGTATGCGCCGCGCCGTTCTCCCTTGGCGCCGGAACGCCACCATCCGCGCCGGTGTTCGTCACGTTGTCAGGGTTTtccgcctacttcgagcaccgccgcctCGCTCCTAaccaagtcgccgccgccgccgtcaggccgccgccgccgcttttcTTTGGCCGCCGCCCGTCCACCTCCTTCGTCTTCGTCCAGCACCAGCCCATCGTcagcgtcgccgtcatctaccccgacttctccgacatggcgtacagctcgtaCAGGTCCTAGTCtccgcatgcccggtgctggcaacaccgccgcgtgccttcgtccacgacgtgtccccgggcctggcaagcctggtgcggcgcttcgtcaacttcgtcttcgtccgtctacgcatgcccggtgctggcaacaccggtgCGTGCCTTCATCTACGATATGTCCCCGGGCTCGGCAAACCCGCCGCGACGCGTCGTCAACATCATCTTCTTCCCGGCGCACCACTACTTTGACACTTATGCGCCTATGACTAACTCGGCGCCTCCTTGCATccgcggctccacggcgacttcctcgacaccggccaccccgactcgacatcgaccacggcattcttcgcacggctacctcgaccatggctccaccacccacgctctcggctacatcgacaaACGGCACAAAAGGGTTACCgcctgcttgagcaacctcgtcggtttcTACTCCAGTCACGACTCCACGATGAATCGATCGTTACGACTGTggggggtgtccgtcggcttgccttcggattcttctccagtctcaccgtctaCATCGataccgttgtgactgcgggaAGATGTTGAGTATATTTTTTATTAGGAAAGACAAGATAGACTAGGATTTGTTctggcttgtcttgtactccaagtagatcattgtactcctatatatatgctcacgaggctcaagcaatacaacaacaattccaccaatcctctctctcccttctaacactGGTTCACATTCTTGAAGCCGCGCGCAAGCACCGCCTGCAAATCCAAATGGAGGAGAACAACATTATTACTACGTAACCAAGGTGGCACTACGTACGTGATGCATGCAAATGTGTATGTATGGGCGTACCGTTGTCGTTGGGGCCGGCGCCGGTGGGCGCTCCGTACCAGGTGGCCTTGGCGGGGAGCCAGCCGGAGTTGTAGGATCTGGCGGCGGCGGTGTCGTAGTTGGCCGCAGAACGGACGGACGTGACGAGCACGGAGAGGAGTGCCACAAGCATAAGGGCAATGGTGTTGTTGGTGACGCCAGTCATTTTGGTCGACTATGAACAACCTTCTTACTGAATTTgtaggatatgtactactcctgttTGTTTGTGTTGTGTTGTGAACTTGTGATGGCTGGACGGGATGACATTGCCAGGATATTTATAGGCAGGCCAATAAGCGAAAGAGAAAAATTCATTACAGATCACCAAACTTGTACTAGCGTTAGCTTTAGTCCCCGTGGTTACAAATACCCGCAATATGATCACCAAACTTGCTCTTAGGGGTCATCTACGGTACAAATACGATTTTCTATACGTACGCGCTGAGCTGGCTCGAGTCAACGGCTGCCAATGGTGCGCTGACTGCCACATGCGCTTCCTCGCTCGAATACGCAGGCAACCAGGGTTTTTTTTGGCAAAACTGGCAGAACAAAAGATCTCCTCCCCCACCTGGTCGCACACCTGGTCGGATCGAGCCACCCGTGCGGACCGAGCCCACCCGCTGCCGTCTCCCAACCCTAGCCCACccgcctccctccgccgccgccctcgccgccgccgccgcagccattGCCGCCCTCTCTCCACCGCCGCCGCAGACATTGTCGCCGCCCTCTCTCCTCATGTCATCTTCGAGCTCTGTTCGATCTGGGCTACGTGACCACTCCGTTGTGGTTCCTTTGATCCCGTGCCCGGATTGTGGCGAGCAGGTCAAGTTCTACCGCTCTGGCACGGACGAGCACGAGGGGTGGGTCTTCTACAGGTGCAGCAAACACCAGGTCAAGTTCCTCTACCTGTGTGGTAGATCTTTTCTTCACTGGTTTTGCATCAGATTGATGTGTAAGACTGCATTAGGGTTTTGTCAGATTGAACTTAGTTAACTGGCATTAGGTTTGTACTGCAATTGGTTGGTGGTAGTTAACTGAAATTATTAGTTAACTGAACTTTTTCAGTTAACTGAAAATGCTCTGTTTCTCTGTTCTATAGGTCACCTGTGATTTCTGGCGTTGGGAGCTAGAATATGTGCAGCATCTTGTTGAACATAGGGTTCTTGTTGGTGATGCTGCTGTGGATGCAATAGGAGCAGCTGAGGATAAAAGGGAGGAGCTTGAGATGAAGAGGACAGAAGCAATGAACACAAGAAGCATAACTGGAAGAGGCATGGCTGGGAGAGGTGCTGGCAGAGTTGATTTTGGGTCATTTGGCAACCCTAGTGAGAAGAACTTTGCAACCAAGCAGCAAGTTGCTATGCTGCTTGGATTAGGTAGAGAAATCCTACTGCTGCTGAAGCTGGTGATGGCTGCTGTTATGGTGCTTTGTGTGTTGTGTTTCATAGTAGTCATGAAGAAGTGTGATGTACCGAAATCAGTGAGCACAGCACACTAAGTAGATTAAGTAGATTAAATACTTGTTTTGGGTTTGGATGCATGCTTTGATGGTTGTAATGGTTGCATGCTGTGATGGTTGTAATGGATAACTGATCAAATAATATGAAGACTGGAGTTATGTACCAATGTTGTTATGTTACTTCTTTATTTAGACAGCAACACAGCATGTCTCAATTCAATTCTAATCATTTGACAACATATTACAGTTGAAAACCAAATCCATTGCACTTAAAATTCAGTTGACAGGCAAGATAAAATCAGTTGACAACCAAATCCATTTCACAACATAGTTGGTCAAATTAAGTTTACATAGGGACAAGAACAAGATAAGTTCAGTCAAAATCATTCAGCATCCCCTTAAGTTTCTTTATCTTCTCCTTGGTCTCCTCTTTGCGTTTGAATAAGTCACCTGTCATGTACTCAAGCTTTCTCTTCTCTTGCTTCAATT
The sequence above is a segment of the Aegilops tauschii subsp. strangulata cultivar AL8/78 chromosome 6, Aet v6.0, whole genome shotgun sequence genome. Coding sequences within it:
- the LOC109767003 gene encoding expansin-B2-like gives rise to the protein MTGVTNNTIALMLVALLSVLVTSVRSAANYDTAAARSYNSGWLPAKATWYGAPTGAGPNDNGGACARLHNNQYAFSSMTSCGNEPLFDGGAGCGSCYEIRCVAANNPSCSGQPRRVVITDMNYYPVARYHFDLSGTAFGAMAKNGLNDKLRHAGIIDMQFRRVRCNFPGMKVTFHVQRGSNPNYLAVLVEYANVDGTVVRMELMQTRNGRPTGSWEPMRRSWGSIWRMDTSRPLQGPFSMRITSDSGKTLVANNVIPAYWRPDKAYWSNVQFY